In one window of Erythrolamprus reginae isolate rEryReg1 chromosome 1, rEryReg1.hap1, whole genome shotgun sequence DNA:
- the EIF3M gene encoding eukaryotic translation initiation factor 3 subunit M, translating into MSVPAFIDITEEDQAAELRAYLKSKGAEISEENSESGLHIDLAQIIEACDVCLKDDDKDVESVMNSVVSLLLILEPDKQEALIESLCEKLVKFREGERPSLRLQLLSNLFHGMDKNTPTRYTVYCSLLKVASSCGAVQYIPTELEQVRKWISDWNLNTEKKHTVLRLLYDALVDCKKISDSAAKVMVELLGSYTEDNASQARVDAHRCIVRALKDPNTFLFDHLLALKPVKFLEGELIHDLLTIFVSAKLASYVRFYQNNKDFIDSLGLLHEQNMAKMRLLTFMGMAVENKDVSFDTMQQELQIGADDVEAFVIDAVKTKMVHCKIDQTQRKVVASHSTHRTFGKQQWQQLYDTLNFWKQNLNQVKNSLLSLSDT; encoded by the exons ATGAGCGTGCCGGCGTTCATCGATATCACGGAGGAAGATCAG GCTGCAGAACTCAGAGCCTATCTAAAATCCAAAGGAGCAGAGATCTCTGAAGAGAATTCAGAAAGTGGACTTCATATTGATTTGGCTCAGATTATTGAAGCATGTGATGTGTGCCTAAAAGATGATGACAAAG ATGTTGAAAGTGTGATGAACAGTGTAGTATCTTTGCTTCTTATTCTGGAACCTGACAAACAAGAGGCTTTGATTGAAAGTTTGTGTGAGAAACTAGTCAAATTTCGGGAAGGTGAACGGCCTTCACTCAGGCTTCAGCT GTTGAGTAACCTCTTCCATGGGATGGATAAAAATACCCCTACAAGGTATACAGTCTACTGCAGCCTTCTTAAAGTAGCTTCCTCCTGTGGTGCTGTACAGTACATTCCAACTGAACTGGAACAG gTTCGAAAATGGATTTCAGATTGGAATCTTAACACAGAGAAAAAGCACACTGTTCTTCGACTTCTATATGATGCATTAGTGGACTGCAAAAAGAT AAGTGACAGTGCAGCAAAAGTCATGGTAGAATTGCTGGGAAGTTACACAGAAGATAATGCATCTCAGGCTAGAGTTGATGCTCACAG GTGTATTGTCCGTGCACTAAAGGATCCAAATACCTTTCTTTTTGATCATCTTCTTGCTTTAAAGCCAGTCAAATTTTTGGAAGGAGAACTTATCCATGAT CTTTTGACCATTTTTGTAAGTGCCAAGTTAGCATCCTATGTCCGTTTTTATCAAAACAACAAAGACTTCATTGACTCTCTTG GTCTGTTGCATGaacagaacatggcaaaaatgagaTTGCTTACCTTCATGGGAATGGCAGTCGAAAATAAGGATGTTTCATTTGACACCATGCAGCAGGAACTTCAGATAGGAGCTGATGATGTGGAAGCCTTTGTTATTGACG CTGTGAAAACAAAAATGGTGCATTGCAAAATTGATCAAACCCAGAGAAAAGTAGTGGCCAG TCACAGCACACATCGGACCTTTGGAAAACAGCAGTGGCAGCAGTTGTACGACACTCTGAACTTCTGGAAACAAAATTTGAATCAAGTGAAAAACAGTCTTCTCAGTTTGTCAGATACTTGA